Below is a genomic region from Flammeovirgaceae bacterium SG7u.111.
AGGGAAAATTATTTACCCAAAATCTCAAGAGGTTCAAGGCATAGTAAGCAGGATCGACCTGATAGACGGTGATGTGAAGACCCATGTAACTGAACCATTTTACAAGAAATACCCCGAATTGGTACAGTTCCACCAATCCCGTGAGGCAAAAGGCAGCGAGATTATCGAGAGCAACATCGAAACTATTGGGACAATTGTAGATACGTTGAAAGGTATTCTCCCAGCATTGAAAGATCTCTTTCCAGAAGAGTAATTTTTCTAACTTAGCAACCTTCAAGCTGGCACATGCCAGCTTAGGTATTTCCTTGAATATTTTTTTATAAAGTAACATGGGCCTTTTCTCCAAAAAAGACAACAGTGCAGAAAGCAAAAAGTCAGTGATTCTGGATATACTCGATGACTTGACTTTTATGGAAATCAATACCATAATCAAACCTGCAATGGGGGCAAGTACGACCCCTGCGTTCGACGAATTAGTAGCACAATTGAAAAAAAGCTATGCCTACCGACTCGGCACTTTGATACACAAAAACAATATTGGGTACGATTATGACAAGGGCAAATGCCAGTCCTATGAATTTTTGCATACTGAGCTAAAGCAAACGGAAGCATATATGCAAAAACATAAGCAACGAATGGACGCCGAAGACTTTGTTATTTTTAGTAGAATTATGGGTTTTTGCGATTATTTGGAAAGGGCAGATATCGTAGTAGAAGCTAAAGATTCATCAGCTGGATTAAAACCGATGGATATTTACCACATGGATCTCGATATGTTTGACAAATACGACTTTAAACCCATAAACCCTCGGGACAAGGCTAGAATAAGGAGAATGTACGATCTAGGCTCAGAAAAGATCATTCTCCAGACTCGGTTTGGCATTGATGGAGACGTGGTGACACGAATAAGTGAGCACTATGCATCTGCTCCGAAAGAAGCACTTACCAAAATCCATGACAAACATGTCCAGCTCTCTCTGGACTATTGGCAAAGCTTGATAAAAACAGCAACTGAGCTAGTTGGGGGGATTTTCGGCAATAAGTAGTTTGAAGGGAACTCGCGGTCATATCAAGTTTTTAAAGTCACTCCTATTGCTAGGGGAAGTCAGCTTTTTGTCCAAAAACAGCAAGGGTGAATTTGTGATTGAAACGAAACTCTATTTGGACGGGGATATTGTTTGTAAGGTATTTTCGGAAAATGAAGAAGAAGAAGAAGTGATTGATAAGCATATAAAAATGATCAAAAAACAGGTCAGTATACTTAGGCACCTGAGCAAATACATCACTGCTTTCATTACCACCATTTCCACCACTGCTGGATATTTAGTCCAGCTAGAATCTAACATTCCGAATAACTTAGGGCTAATAATCCCAACTGTTGGGTTCGTATTTCCACTCTTCTTCAAAAAGCAATTTTTTGGAGGAGCAATGAGTATATTTACTTTTATAACTAAAACCTTTACAAAAGATTCCTTGAAAAGCTTTACCAACGTAAGCTAGATCAAACCTTCTCTAATTGCCTGAACAACCAATTCTGTACTATTTTTACTCTCTGTTTTTTCCAACATATTTTTACGGTGGGTCTGCACCGTATGGACACTAATTCCTAGTTTATGAGCTATCAATCCATTTGGATGCCCCATGGCTATCAGTCTCAAAATATCCCTTTCCCGCTTCGTGATAACCGATTCTAAAAGCCTGATCTTACCTGTGTTATATACTTTATAAAAAACAGTCTCATAATCATCGTGCTCATTCAAAAACCGCACTGTTGCGCGCATGGGCAACTCTTCTCCTTCACCAAAAACGGTAAAATGCCCCAGCCCAACAATAGGCCTCCCGTTGGTATCTGCTAAAATATTCACCTGGTTTTCAAGTATATTCACATAATTCCCCTCTGCATTTTTAAAGCGATAGTTGTACTGGAAATCTAGCCTATCGAGTAATTGGGGTGGGTAATTTTCTAAGTAGAACTCTACCAGCTCTCGAAGGAGCTGCAGCCATGTTTGAATTTCATCAGGATGTATAAACGAAAGAAAGTGAGGGATTCCTTTTTCTAAAAACTCTTCCTTATCTTGCCCAGTGGCAAAGCCAAAGTTTTTGCTGATAAATTCGTATTTACTAATACTCGTATTTGTGATCATTAGGAAAGTAGAACTTGGAGGAAGCACCTTATCCAACTCTTTCAGGTGCTTGATATGCCCCTTAATTTCTTCTTTTCTAAAATCATATGTAGTCCTGAAAATCTCGTTGTAATGGTCAAACTTCCCCATAGCTAATTGTTAATAAAATGTTGGTTCAAAAGAATAAACATTCGTTTATTCTTTTGAAAAACAGAAAGTAAACATCGGTCAAACCTTTCTTATTTGCGAAAGTATTATTTTTAATAAAAAATGTATCTACAAAGTGCAAAACAAATGAAGTACTTTATTTTATTCATTTTTCTTCTAGTTCCAGAAATCAGGACTTCATCGAGCCTAAACTTTACGCTCATTAGGCCAGACGACCTCATGATCAGGTACATGGGCCGCTTTGATTTCAGGAACCCACTTCAGCCTTCTTTCGGCTGGCCTGGTTCCAGCATCGAATTTATGTTTGAAGGCACTTCCTGTACCTTATTACTCGAAAACTTTTCGGAAAACAAGGACGGTTATGGAATGCCCCACCTGAGCTATTACAATGTTTGGCTCGACGGAAGGTTGCTCGCTCCACTGGAAGTGATGAATGGCAAAATTATTTACCCCATAGTGAGCGGATTAGGCGATAAAGCTCACCACTTGAGGCTTTTCAAAAGAACCGAGGCTCACACTGGAGTAACTGCATTTAGGGGAGTAAGACTCGATAGAGGAAAGCGGCTCCTGCCCCTCCCCCGTCGCAAGCAACGGAAAATTGAATTTATAGGAGATTCTATCACCTGTGGCTATGGTAATGAAGGAGACAATAAGCGTTGTAAATTTTCGGGAAAAACAGAAAATAACGAAAGAGCTTATGGAGCTATTACAGCCAAAAACTTGCATGCAGAATACGTTGCCGTGGCGTTTTCGGGAATAGGGATGTACCAAAACTACGATAGGAATAAAGAACGGACGATGCCCACTATGTACGACCGAATCTACCCTCAAAACGACTCGGTTTTTTGGGATTTTTCCTACTGGAAGCCACAACTAGTGGTTATCAACTTGGGCACAAACGATTTTGCCCATGAGAACCCACCCCGCTGGCGGTACGTTGATACCTACAAAAAATTTGTGCGCAAAGTAAAAAGCAACTACCCTCATTCAAAGGTGCTTTTGCTGCTTAGCCCCATGGTGTCGGATGCTTATCCTAAACCCAGAAGGGTGCGGAGTACGCTAGCCTCTTGCCTTCAGCAAGTGATAAAAGAACTCAACCAAGAAGGAATTTGGAACTTGCATTATTTCGAGTTGAGCGAGCTCGATGCACAAAATGAAAAAGACTTCGGTTGCGATTTCCATCCCAGTGCCAGCAAGCACCTTCAGCATTCCGACGAACTAACTCTATTTACGAAAAAATTGATGAACTGGGAATGAGTTAGAAGCTACTACTATGGCTTATAAAAAAGATGATCGCCCATTTGCCAACAAGGCAAACAAACGATCAGTCTTCTATTTTGCTTCATACCTGAAACTCAAACGACAGGTAAGTGCGATAACTTATATGCAATCCTGTAAATTTCTTATGAAGTTAATGAGTCTTCTCCTTAACAGAACTACTTCAGCCTGATAGCAATTTTCCTTCTCGTCCAACCAAAAAAACAACGAGTGGGTCAATGCGAGTATAGGACATTATTATATTAAATTACACTCTCTAACCAACTAGCTGAAAATGAAGAAACTTTTTGTACTACTCACTCTATTTTTATTTTTTACCACATCAAATAGCCATGCCCAAGACTTGCTGGAAAGCAGGAAAAGCAGCTCCGTAAAGCATATATTTCGGATCACGCCCGAGCAGGCGGAAACCATTTACCGCAAAGGGGCTCACGAGGTTGATGATGCGTATTTCCAAAACCTGATAGCCACTTACCACCTCGACAGCGGCTACTACGAAGAACTGCCAATTGGGCATTACCTCTACGTACACGTAGCGGGCAACCGGGTGGACTTTGAACTCGAAACGGTTAATACGTTGCAAGTAAACGTGCTGGACAACCATCGGGATTTGATTATTTCGGTACACGAAAAAAATGGAAAAGTTGCGGAGGGCGCAAAAGTCAAACTGAAAAAGAAAAGCCTTCATTTTGACAAAAAGCTTCAGGCTTTTCGGCTAGGCAAGGCAAACAAGCACGGCTTGCTAAAGGTCAGCTACCAAGGCGAGGAAGGCTATTATAACGTGGAGCAATATGGAAAAAGCAGCCGTTACAAACGTATTTCCAGCAAAATCCTTTATTCTGTGCCGCTTCGGTATGTTTGGATTCCTCTCCGATTTATCATTTTCATTCCTATAGATGGAGTTCGGTCAATTGTACATCATAGCCCTACAGGTTCTATTTATTGGTTTGTAAAACAGTACAGGAAGATTTTTGAAAGGGATTATTATGACTACAACCGTTACAATTCGGATAAACACCGAGGCTACATGGTGTTCAACCAACCCAAATACCGCCAAGGCGATACGGTGAAAATCAAGGCTTTTATAGTGAACAAAAAGGGAAAGCCCGTAGATAAGAAACTGGATTTGGTTCTTTCTGGAGGTGGAAAAAATATAGACTTAGACTTCCTCGAACCATATACCGCAGGCGGGTACAGCTATGAATTTGTGCTGCACGACAGCCTTGGGCTTAGGCTGGACAGCTATTGCAGTATTCGTTTGGAAAACGAGGATGGGGATAGCTACATAAGCGGAGCGTTTCGGTACGAAGATTACGAGCTCAAAAGTGCCACCTACACGCTTCGCACGGTGGAAAAAGAGCATTTCCGTGGCAGACCGTTTTCCCTCATTATGCAGGGCAAGGACGAAAACGACCTGAACATCATGGACGGTAGGTTTGTGCTTTCCCTCACCACCAACCACGTGAGCAGGTTTTACCCCGACTCGGTATTTGTGCCCGACACGCTCTGGACGCACCGCCAAGCGCTCGACCCTGTGGGGGAAACCAAGCTCACCATCCCCGACTCTATTTTTCCACAAACCAACCTGATCTACAAAATAAATGTGGATTTTTTGACCTCGGACAACGAGAAAATACACAAAAGCAAGAATGTAAGCTACTGGTTCGAGAACAAAGAAATCAAGTTTGAAGAAGAAGGAGATCGTTTGAGTATTTCTTACCATAAAAATGGGGAAACAAAGACTGGAAAAGCTATTTTAGAAGCATATGACTCAGAAGAAAACCTTTTGGAAGAAAGAACTTTGGAGCTACCCATCAAGGTACAGATCAATCCATTTGTAGCAGAATATTGGGTGGAAACTGATAGCACTTCAAATTGGCACGAATTGGGAAATGGAAATATTTCCA
It encodes:
- a CDS encoding LuxR C-terminal-related transcriptional regulator, which gives rise to MGKFDHYNEIFRTTYDFRKEEIKGHIKHLKELDKVLPPSSTFLMITNTSISKYEFISKNFGFATGQDKEEFLEKGIPHFLSFIHPDEIQTWLQLLRELVEFYLENYPPQLLDRLDFQYNYRFKNAEGNYVNILENQVNILADTNGRPIVGLGHFTVFGEGEELPMRATVRFLNEHDDYETVFYKVYNTGKIRLLESVITKRERDILRLIAMGHPNGLIAHKLGISVHTVQTHRKNMLEKTESKNSTELVVQAIREGLI
- a CDS encoding SGNH/GDSL hydrolase family protein, producing MKYFILFIFLLVPEIRTSSSLNFTLIRPDDLMIRYMGRFDFRNPLQPSFGWPGSSIEFMFEGTSCTLLLENFSENKDGYGMPHLSYYNVWLDGRLLAPLEVMNGKIIYPIVSGLGDKAHHLRLFKRTEAHTGVTAFRGVRLDRGKRLLPLPRRKQRKIEFIGDSITCGYGNEGDNKRCKFSGKTENNERAYGAITAKNLHAEYVAVAFSGIGMYQNYDRNKERTMPTMYDRIYPQNDSVFWDFSYWKPQLVVINLGTNDFAHENPPRWRYVDTYKKFVRKVKSNYPHSKVLLLLSPMVSDAYPKPRRVRSTLASCLQQVIKELNQEGIWNLHYFELSELDAQNEKDFGCDFHPSASKHLQHSDELTLFTKKLMNWE